One genomic region from Thermoleptolyngbya sichuanensis A183 encodes:
- a CDS encoding 30S ribosomal protein S1 translates to MVNQEKVDIGFTHEDFAALLDQYDYHFSPGDIVAGTVFSLEPRGALIDIGAKTAAYIPIQEMSINRIDTPDEVLQSNETREFYILTDENEEGQLTLSIRRIEYMRAWERVRQLQAEDATVRSAVFATNRGGALVRIEGLRGFIPGSHISTRKPKEDLVGEELPLKFLEVDEERNRLVLSHRRALVERKMNRLEVGEVVVGTVRGLKPYGAFIDIGGVSGLLHISEISHDHIDTPHSVFNQNDEVKVMIIDLDAERGRISLSTKQLEPEPGDMVKNPDVVYEKAEEMAARWREQKLQPAQSADAGLSQTADYEVEEVLLAAE, encoded by the coding sequence ATGGTCAATCAGGAAAAAGTAGACATTGGTTTTACGCACGAAGACTTTGCCGCTCTTCTCGACCAGTATGACTATCACTTTAGCCCCGGTGATATTGTGGCGGGGACGGTGTTTAGTTTGGAGCCGAGGGGCGCTCTGATTGACATTGGCGCTAAGACGGCCGCCTACATCCCTATACAGGAGATGTCGATCAACCGCATCGATACGCCAGATGAGGTGTTGCAATCCAACGAAACTCGTGAGTTTTATATCCTCACCGACGAAAACGAAGAAGGCCAGCTAACGCTGTCTATTCGTCGGATTGAGTATATGCGGGCCTGGGAGCGTGTTCGTCAGCTTCAGGCAGAAGACGCAACGGTTCGCTCTGCCGTATTTGCAACCAACCGGGGCGGTGCCCTAGTGCGGATTGAAGGGCTACGCGGCTTTATTCCAGGTTCCCACATCAGCACCCGCAAGCCCAAGGAAGACCTGGTGGGCGAAGAACTGCCCCTGAAGTTTTTGGAAGTGGACGAAGAGCGCAACCGTCTGGTGCTGAGCCACCGCCGCGCCTTGGTGGAGCGCAAGATGAATCGCCTGGAAGTGGGCGAAGTGGTGGTCGGCACGGTGCGCGGTCTGAAGCCCTACGGTGCGTTCATCGATATCGGCGGGGTCAGCGGTCTGCTGCACATTTCCGAAATCTCTCACGACCACATCGACACGCCGCATAGCGTCTTCAATCAAAACGACGAAGTGAAGGTCATGATTATTGACCTAGATGCTGAGCGGGGCCGGATTTCGCTGTCTACCAAGCAGCTTGAACCCGAACCAGGCGACATGGTGAAAAACCCCGATGTGGTTTACGAGAAGGCGGAGGAGATGGCTGCCCGCTGGCGAGAGCAGAAGCTCCAGCCCGCGCAGTCGGCTGATGCTGGGCTTTCGCAGACAGCAGACTACGAAGTGGAAGAAGTGCTGCTGGCTGCTGAGTAA
- a CDS encoding M48 family metallopeptidase: MNDAFSKQSGRGAMGYQGALGANTAGDSLPSSSGSSNGLDYRIRVSKRAKNINIHVSHWGDVEIVIPPSVDPRQVPEIVERRREWIVRTRQRFLDRQETMPLDVVQPLPEEIQLRSLPETWSVIYAPAPGTQLTATTRSPCQLHVHGPTENLESCQSLLRRWLNRKATYHFLPWLRQVSREIDLPYTSASVRQQKTRWASCSSKRTISLNAKLLFLPAPLVRYVFIHELCHTVHMNHSAQFWALVGKKEPDYERLDQELQKAWCYVPAWVERSRPTSAAQ, translated from the coding sequence ATGAACGATGCGTTTAGCAAACAAAGCGGGCGGGGCGCAATGGGCTATCAGGGGGCGCTGGGTGCAAACACGGCGGGCGATTCTCTACCCAGTTCAAGCGGGAGTTCAAACGGCTTAGACTACCGCATTCGCGTCAGCAAGCGGGCCAAAAATATCAATATTCATGTCTCGCATTGGGGCGACGTGGAAATCGTCATTCCCCCCAGCGTTGACCCGCGCCAGGTGCCGGAGATTGTGGAGCGGCGACGGGAATGGATCGTGCGGACGCGACAGCGCTTTTTGGATCGCCAAGAAACCATGCCGCTGGACGTGGTGCAGCCCTTGCCGGAAGAAATTCAACTGCGATCGCTCCCCGAAACCTGGAGCGTCATCTACGCACCCGCACCTGGAACCCAGCTCACGGCCACCACCCGCAGCCCTTGCCAGCTTCACGTCCACGGCCCGACGGAGAATTTGGAAAGCTGCCAATCGCTCCTGCGGCGCTGGCTCAACCGCAAGGCGACCTACCACTTTTTGCCCTGGCTGCGGCAGGTGAGCCGCGAGATTGACCTGCCCTACACCAGCGCCTCTGTCCGCCAGCAAAAGACGCGCTGGGCAAGCTGCTCCAGCAAACGCACCATCAGCCTAAATGCCAAGCTGCTGTTTTTGCCTGCGCCGCTGGTGCGCTATGTGTTTATTCACGAACTGTGCCACACGGTTCACATGAACCATTCCGCCCAGTTTTGGGCACTGGTGGGCAAAAAAGAACCCGACTATGAACGGCTAGACCAGGAACTGCAAAAAGCCTGGTGCTATGTGCCTGCCTGGGTCGAGCGATCGCGCCCCACCAGCGCCGCCCAATAA
- the nrdR gene encoding transcriptional regulator NrdR produces the protein MRCPFCQFTDNRVLESRSAESGQSVRRRRECLSCGRRFTTYERIEFVPVIVVKRNGARESFDRSKVLRGIMRACEKTGIPHLELENLVDEIEAELQQRSVREVPSQEIGELVLDRLQDLNEVAYIRFASVYRQFRGIRDFVDTLNQLQGALGNGSKSERRGAIAPSVLDPSEQEDELGVL, from the coding sequence ATGAGGTGTCCCTTCTGTCAATTTACCGACAACCGCGTTTTGGAATCTCGCTCGGCCGAGTCGGGGCAAAGCGTCCGAAGGCGACGGGAGTGCCTGAGCTGCGGACGACGGTTCACCACCTACGAGCGCATTGAGTTTGTGCCCGTGATTGTGGTCAAGCGGAACGGCGCACGGGAATCCTTCGACCGCTCAAAGGTGCTGCGCGGCATCATGCGGGCCTGCGAAAAAACGGGTATTCCCCATTTAGAACTAGAAAATCTGGTAGACGAAATCGAGGCCGAACTTCAGCAACGATCGGTGCGCGAAGTGCCCAGCCAGGAAATTGGCGAGCTGGTGCTGGATCGGCTGCAAGACCTGAACGAAGTCGCCTACATCCGCTTTGCATCGGTCTATCGACAGTTTCGCGGCATTCGAGATTTTGTAGACACGCTCAACCAGCTTCAGGGCGCGTTGGGAAACGGCAGCAAGTCTGAGCGGAGAGGGGCGATCGCCCCCTCAGTTCTAGACCCCTCTGAGCAGGAAGACGAGCTGGGTGTCTTATGA
- a CDS encoding HAD family hydrolase: MLIRCGSVMFPDVQAVVFDKDGTLADSAHFLRVLAQRRSRLIDAHIPGVESALQLAFGLDGDQLNPAGLMAVGTRRENEIAAAAYVSETGRGWLESLALVQSAFQEADQSFSRKADHTPCYEDVAKTLQRLAGAGLKLAILSSDTTAQVVDFADRYELTPYLQVCQGTEEGPSKPDPILLEQVCGKLGVLPGQTLVVGDSQADVQLAIAARSAGCIGIARNPAAVSGLAGASIVIESLQEIQI, encoded by the coding sequence ATGCTGATTCGGTGTGGCTCGGTGATGTTTCCAGACGTGCAGGCGGTGGTCTTCGATAAAGACGGCACGCTGGCAGATTCGGCGCATTTTCTGCGGGTGCTAGCTCAGCGGCGATCGCGCTTGATTGATGCCCACATTCCCGGCGTGGAAAGTGCGCTCCAGCTTGCCTTTGGGCTGGACGGGGATCAGTTGAATCCGGCTGGACTAATGGCCGTAGGCACTCGCCGCGAAAACGAGATTGCGGCCGCCGCCTACGTTTCGGAAACGGGACGCGGCTGGCTAGAGTCGCTGGCGCTCGTTCAATCAGCATTTCAGGAGGCAGATCAGTCCTTTTCTCGAAAGGCCGACCACACGCCCTGCTATGAAGACGTGGCAAAAACGCTGCAACGGCTGGCGGGTGCAGGGCTAAAGCTGGCAATTTTGTCGTCGGATACGACGGCTCAGGTGGTAGACTTTGCCGACCGCTACGAACTCACACCCTATTTGCAGGTGTGTCAGGGAACAGAGGAGGGGCCGAGCAAGCCCGATCCGATTTTGCTAGAGCAGGTTTGTGGGAAATTGGGCGTGTTGCCAGGACAAACGCTGGTGGTGGGTGATTCTCAGGCAGATGTGCAGTTGGCGATCGCCGCCCGATCGGCCGGATGTATCGGCATCGCCCGCAATCCGGCTGCTGTATCCGGCTTAGCAGGAGCCAGCATCGTGATTGAAAGTCTTCAGGAAATTCAGATCTGA
- a CDS encoding NUDIX hydrolase produces the protein MSQVHVAIAILHQDGQFLLQLRDDIPGIYYPGCWGFFGGHVEPDEAPDVAVQRELLEEIGYAPALLEPFARYDLEDVVRHVFHGRLDVPLDRLQLNEGWDLGLLSLEDIQRGDRYSARAGQVRPLGQPHRKILLEFVEQGFLKST, from the coding sequence ATGTCTCAAGTTCATGTGGCGATCGCCATTCTGCATCAAGACGGTCAGTTTCTCCTGCAACTGCGGGACGACATTCCGGGGATCTATTACCCTGGTTGCTGGGGTTTCTTTGGGGGACATGTCGAGCCAGATGAAGCGCCCGATGTGGCAGTGCAGCGCGAACTGCTGGAGGAAATTGGCTACGCGCCCGCGCTGCTGGAGCCGTTTGCCCGGTATGACCTAGAAGACGTGGTGCGGCATGTGTTTCACGGTCGCCTGGACGTGCCTTTAGACCGCTTGCAGTTGAATGAAGGCTGGGACTTGGGCCTGCTCAGCCTGGAGGATATTCAGCGGGGCGATCGCTACTCGGCACGGGCGGGTCAGGTGCGGCCGCTGGGTCAGCCCCATCGCAAAATCTTGCTGGAGTTTGTGGAGCAGGGTTTTCTGAAGTCGACTTGA
- a CDS encoding SH3 domain-containing protein, with amino-acid sequence MESLAYIHAAVAYEDPNPAPELQVSLEIPSSVWLGTLSTAVVVSAVGGVAPEAQAVVRFGDTCIQVGDVQSALASAGFSPGSVDSVFGSNTLSAVRRFQLSKGLSVDGVVGPATASSLGLSGSIYDVGVSCGTGGPGDDGGPDFVRVSTNGSPLTVRNGPGSGFAPIDYLSNGTVVRVVGSSGGWYNISGGGWISQAWTVESSGGTGGGGGGGGTGNYFVSTNGSTLLVRNGPGTGFAVIDELFNGTSVTIVEVSGGWGRLSSGGWVSMDWLSAGGSGGGGGGGGGGTGNYFVSTNGGTLLVRNGPGTGFAIIDELFNGTSVTIVEVSGGWGRLSDGGWVSMDWLSAGGSGGGGGGGGGIGGYYVSTNGGTLIVRSGPGPGFIDIDELPNGTPIDIVEISGGWGRLAGGGWVSMDWVAFD; translated from the coding sequence ATGGAATCACTAGCATATATTCATGCTGCGGTTGCCTACGAAGACCCGAATCCGGCTCCTGAACTTCAGGTAAGCCTGGAAATTCCTAGCTCGGTCTGGCTGGGAACCCTCTCTACCGCAGTCGTCGTATCTGCCGTTGGTGGCGTTGCGCCAGAAGCCCAAGCTGTGGTTCGCTTTGGCGATACCTGCATCCAGGTAGGCGATGTGCAAAGCGCCCTTGCTTCGGCGGGCTTCAGCCCCGGCTCTGTTGACAGCGTTTTTGGCTCCAACACGCTATCCGCTGTCAGACGGTTTCAGTTGTCGAAGGGGCTTTCTGTGGATGGCGTGGTCGGCCCAGCAACCGCCAGCAGCCTCGGTCTGAGTGGTTCGATTTACGACGTGGGCGTTAGCTGCGGCACTGGCGGCCCTGGCGATGACGGCGGCCCAGATTTCGTCAGAGTTTCGACCAATGGCAGCCCCCTGACCGTTCGCAACGGCCCGGGATCTGGGTTTGCGCCCATCGACTATCTGTCTAACGGCACGGTGGTTCGCGTGGTGGGTTCCTCAGGCGGCTGGTACAACATCTCAGGTGGTGGCTGGATTTCACAAGCTTGGACAGTCGAGAGCAGTGGCGGCACTGGCGGTGGCGGTGGCGGTGGCGGCACCGGCAACTATTTCGTCTCCACCAACGGCAGCACGCTGCTGGTTCGCAATGGCCCCGGCACTGGGTTTGCCGTTATTGATGAACTGTTTAATGGAACCTCGGTCACCATTGTCGAAGTTTCGGGCGGCTGGGGTCGTCTGTCTAGCGGCGGCTGGGTGTCGATGGACTGGCTGAGCGCTGGCGGCAGTGGCGGCGGCGGTGGCGGCGGTGGCGGCGGCACCGGCAACTATTTCGTCTCTACCAACGGCGGCACGCTGCTGGTTCGCAATGGCCCCGGCACTGGGTTTGCCATTATTGATGAACTCTTCAACGGCACCTCGGTCACCATCGTCGAAGTTTCGGGCGGCTGGGGTCGTCTGTCTGACGGCGGCTGGGTGTCGATGGACTGGCTGAGCGCTGGCGGCAGTGGCGGCGGCGGTGGCGGCGGTGGCGGCATCGGCGGCTACTATGTCTCCACCAACGGCGGCACGCTGATCGTCCGGAGCGGCCCTGGCCCTGGCTTCATTGATATTGACGAGCTTCCCAACGGCACCCCGATTGACATTGTGGAGATCTCTGGTGGTTGGGGTCGCTTAGCTGGTGGTGGCTGGGTGTCGATGGATTGGGTTGCTTTTGACTAA
- a CDS encoding sporulation/spore germination protein produces the protein MKPRVLNLGVNRMPRAIAPPRQLSACLLFLLAVLLLAGCGSRTAPPPNAASPQSPTRTPIAASSPDRSSPRSSDKPAAPAAPAAPQSLAAPISPTAAPRLTTVTVYQADDQCVNFVPEQVQVPADRPMQAAVGKVLEKQGDGDFDLGGYRVSLNAQTGEATIDLRLVPGSKRQIVSLSACEQFALFGSLRETLMKNPEWNVKSVRFTERGEEIVL, from the coding sequence ATGAAACCGAGAGTGCTGAACCTGGGGGTGAACCGGATGCCAAGGGCGATCGCCCCACCCCGCCAACTTTCTGCCTGCCTGCTTTTCCTGCTGGCTGTGCTGCTTTTGGCAGGCTGCGGGAGCCGCACAGCCCCCCCGCCCAACGCTGCATCACCCCAGTCGCCAACTCGCACACCCATCGCAGCATCTTCCCCAGACCGTTCCAGTCCTAGAAGCTCCGATAAACCCGCCGCGCCCGCCGCCCCCGCCGCGCCCCAGTCCCTCGCCGCGCCGATTTCCCCCACTGCTGCCCCCCGGCTGACCACGGTCACGGTTTACCAGGCCGATGACCAGTGCGTGAACTTTGTGCCAGAGCAGGTGCAGGTGCCCGCCGACCGGCCGATGCAGGCAGCCGTGGGCAAGGTGCTGGAAAAACAGGGCGATGGTGACTTTGACCTGGGCGGCTATCGCGTCAGCCTGAATGCCCAAACGGGCGAAGCCACCATCGATCTGCGCCTGGTGCCGGGGTCAAAGCGGCAGATCGTTTCCCTGTCGGCGTGCGAACAGTTTGCGCTGTTTGGCAGCCTGCGCGAAACCCTGATGAAAAATCCTGAGTGGAATGTGAAGTCTGTCCGCTTTACCGAACGCGGGGAGGAGATTGTATTGTGA
- a CDS encoding alpha-amylase family glycosyl hydrolase has product MASPIEFSLFAPYNEAASLIGSFSDWEEIPMKKGKDGFFRVSVDLEDGVYNYKFRVQSKSWFFEPNQWVDVTDPYATDVDGKSSEENAIARIKDGKRIVDTYVWQYDDTPLPADHELVIYEMHVADFSGGEDDPHARGQYKHVIEKLDYLCDLGINAIELMPVKEYPGDYSWGYNPRHFFATESSYGSTADLKRLIDECHHRGIRVFMDGIYNHSEASSPLTQIDHDYWYHHEPRDPDNNWGPEFNYEHYDENLETYPARRFIGDTVRYWVREYHLDGIRYDAARQIANYDFMHWITHEAKETAGAKPFFNIAEHIPETTSITNVDGPMDGCWHDSFYHTVLAHITGDTFDLEALKDVIDAKRQGFMGATNVVNYLTNHDHNHVMAELSDRQIFDEAAFRRVKLGAVLLMTAMGVPMLWMGEEFGEYKYKTPDPAKIDWTLLSNDLNQGLFDYYKGLIALRKHNAALHTENVEFFHENPEVKVLAYTRWNDEGSRVAVVANFSDQFLAGYTVPNFPANGTWHEWTGNYEVQSGDDQLMTDLGEFEAKVFVWQG; this is encoded by the coding sequence ATGGCAAGTCCTATTGAATTCAGTTTGTTTGCGCCCTACAACGAAGCCGCATCGCTCATTGGTTCCTTTTCAGACTGGGAAGAAATCCCCATGAAAAAGGGAAAAGACGGCTTCTTTCGGGTTAGCGTGGATTTGGAAGATGGTGTTTATAATTATAAGTTTCGGGTTCAAAGTAAGTCCTGGTTTTTTGAACCCAATCAGTGGGTAGATGTGACCGATCCCTACGCCACCGATGTAGATGGAAAATCTTCTGAAGAGAACGCCATCGCGCGAATTAAAGACGGAAAGCGAATCGTTGATACCTACGTTTGGCAATATGACGACACGCCGCTGCCTGCCGATCACGAGCTGGTGATTTACGAAATGCATGTGGCGGACTTTTCGGGGGGTGAAGACGACCCCCACGCCCGCGGGCAATACAAGCATGTCATCGAAAAACTGGATTATTTGTGTGACTTGGGCATCAACGCCATTGAGCTAATGCCTGTGAAGGAGTATCCCGGCGACTATAGCTGGGGCTACAACCCTCGCCACTTCTTTGCCACCGAGTCGAGCTATGGGTCTACGGCTGACCTCAAACGATTGATCGACGAATGCCATCATCGAGGTATTCGCGTGTTCATGGACGGGATTTACAACCATTCGGAAGCATCGTCGCCGCTGACGCAGATCGACCATGACTATTGGTATCACCATGAGCCGCGCGACCCCGACAACAACTGGGGTCCAGAGTTTAACTACGAACATTACGATGAAAATCTGGAAACCTATCCTGCCCGCCGCTTCATTGGTGACACGGTGCGCTACTGGGTGCGCGAATACCATCTAGACGGTATTCGGTATGATGCGGCGCGTCAGATTGCGAACTATGATTTCATGCACTGGATCACACATGAAGCCAAGGAAACCGCAGGCGCAAAACCATTTTTTAACATCGCAGAACACATTCCCGAAACCACGAGCATTACCAATGTAGACGGGCCGATGGATGGCTGCTGGCACGACAGCTTTTATCACACGGTGCTGGCCCACATCACCGGCGATACTTTTGATCTGGAAGCGCTCAAGGATGTCATTGATGCCAAGCGCCAGGGCTTTATGGGCGCGACCAATGTGGTGAACTATCTGACCAACCATGACCACAACCATGTGATGGCAGAATTGAGCGATCGCCAAATTTTTGACGAAGCCGCATTCCGTCGCGTGAAGCTGGGCGCAGTGCTGCTGATGACGGCGATGGGCGTACCGATGCTGTGGATGGGCGAGGAATTTGGAGAGTACAAGTACAAAACGCCCGATCCCGCCAAGATTGACTGGACGCTGCTGAGTAACGACCTGAACCAGGGCTTGTTTGATTACTACAAGGGGCTAATTGCGCTGCGGAAACATAACGCCGCTCTGCACACCGAAAACGTCGAGTTTTTCCACGAAAATCCTGAAGTCAAGGTGCTGGCTTACACCCGCTGGAACGACGAAGGCTCCCGCGTGGCGGTGGTGGCGAACTTCTCTGACCAGTTTTTGGCAGGCTACACCGTGCCCAACTTCCCTGCCAATGGCACCTGGCACGAATGGACGGGCAACTACGAGGTGCAGTCTGGCGACGACCAGTTGATGACCGACCTGGGCGAGTTTGAGGCCAAGGTGTTTGTCTGGCAGGGATAG
- a CDS encoding aspartate carbamoyltransferase catalytic subunit: MVTPNWTRRHVLSLADFSPAEYDTVLQTAASFREVLSTRTKKVPALQGQVITNLFFESSTRTRSSFELAAKRLSADTLNFAPGTSSLTKGETILDTAKTYLAMGTDMMVIRHKEAGVPQAIAQEMDRLNTHVGVLNAGDGQHEHPSQGLLDLFTLCTLLDHDYPRVDLLRGKKIAIVGDILHSRVARSNLWSLTTSGAEVHLAGPPTLLPHWFAEFVKPPSKKAGEQANPTPQPSILPPTIHWELDPALENADFVMTLRLQKERMTSHLLPSLREYHQQFGITGDRLQRCKPSVKVLHPGPVNRGVEISSELMDDPDFSLISQQVTSGVAVRMALLYLMGSGKG, encoded by the coding sequence ATGGTGACCCCAAACTGGACGCGCCGCCATGTCCTTTCGCTGGCCGACTTTTCGCCAGCGGAATACGACACCGTGCTGCAAACGGCGGCCAGCTTCCGCGAAGTGCTATCTACCCGCACCAAAAAAGTGCCCGCCCTCCAGGGGCAGGTGATTACCAACCTGTTTTTTGAGTCCTCCACCCGCACCCGCAGCAGCTTTGAACTGGCCGCCAAGCGCCTCTCTGCCGACACGCTCAACTTTGCCCCCGGCACGTCATCCCTCACCAAGGGCGAAACTATCCTCGACACCGCGAAGACCTATCTGGCAATGGGCACGGACATGATGGTGATTCGCCACAAAGAAGCAGGTGTGCCCCAGGCGATCGCCCAGGAAATGGATCGGCTCAATACCCACGTCGGCGTGCTGAATGCAGGCGACGGCCAGCACGAACACCCGTCGCAGGGACTGCTCGACCTGTTTACCCTCTGCACGCTGCTAGACCACGACTATCCCCGCGTGGATCTGCTGCGTGGCAAGAAAATTGCGATCGTGGGAGACATTCTGCATTCCCGCGTGGCCCGCTCCAATCTCTGGAGCCTGACCACCAGCGGCGCAGAGGTTCACCTGGCCGGCCCGCCCACGCTGCTGCCCCACTGGTTTGCAGAATTTGTGAAACCGCCGTCGAAAAAAGCGGGGGAGCAGGCTAACCCAACTCCCCAACCCTCTATCTTGCCGCCGACCATCCACTGGGAACTCGATCCTGCGCTCGAAAACGCCGACTTTGTGATGACGCTGCGATTGCAAAAAGAGCGGATGACCAGCCACCTGCTGCCCAGCCTGCGCGAATACCACCAGCAGTTTGGTATTACGGGCGATCGCCTCCAGCGCTGCAAGCCCAGCGTCAAAGTGCTGCACCCCGGCCCGGTCAATCGCGGCGTGGAAATTAGCTCTGAACTGATGGACGATCCAGACTTCAGCCTGATTTCGCAGCAGGTGACCAGCGGCGTGGCCGTGCGAATGGCGCTGCTTTACCTGATGGGCAGCGGCAAAGGCTGA
- a CDS encoding polyribonucleotide nucleotidyltransferase has translation MFDEIDKSISFDGRDIRLKVGLLAPQAGGAVLVQSEDTAVFVTATRASAREGIDFLPLLVDYEERLYAAGRIPGGFLRREGRPPEKATLVSRLIDRPLRPLFPGWLRDDIQVVATTMSMDERVPPDVLAVTGASIATLLAKIPFNGPMAAVRVGLIGDDFIINPTYKEIEEGDLDLVVAGSPEGVIMVEAGANQLPEQDMIEAIDFGYEAVRDLIQAQLDLIKELGIELVKEAEPEVDSTLEDFIGDRTTQAIKEILTHFEYTKGERDEKLEEVKAAVAAEIAEMPEDSPIRMAAEANPKALPTVFKSVTKKLMRKQIIEDGVRVDGRKLDEVRKISCRTGVLPSRVHGSALFQRELTQVLSVVTLGTPGDAQEMDDLHPDEEKRYMHHYNMPPYSVGETKPMRSPGRREIGHGALAERALVPVLPEKSDFPYVIRVVSEVLSSNGSTSMGSVCGSTLALMDAGVPISKPVSGAAMGLIKEGDEVRILTDIQGIEDFLGDMDFKVAGTDTGITALQMDMKITGLPVSVVADAINQARAARLHILEKMLAAIDKPRAELSPYAPRLLTIKIDPEFIGMVIGPGGKTIKGITEQTGAKVDIEDDGTVTISAIDGEKAKAARAIIEGMTRKLSAGDVYVGKVTRIIPIGAFVEFLPGKEGMIHISQLADYRVGKVEDEVAVGDEVIVKVREIDQRGRINLTRLGIHPDEATAAREAAAQ, from the coding sequence ATGTTCGACGAAATTGACAAGTCGATATCCTTCGATGGCAGGGATATTCGGCTGAAGGTGGGGCTATTGGCTCCCCAGGCAGGCGGCGCAGTGCTCGTGCAGTCAGAAGATACCGCTGTATTTGTGACAGCGACCCGTGCCTCAGCGCGAGAGGGAATCGACTTTTTGCCGCTGCTGGTAGATTACGAAGAGAGATTATACGCGGCAGGGCGGATTCCGGGTGGTTTTTTGAGACGGGAGGGGCGACCCCCTGAAAAGGCAACGCTCGTGAGTCGATTAATCGATCGCCCCCTGCGCCCCCTGTTTCCTGGGTGGTTGCGGGACGATATTCAGGTTGTGGCCACTACGATGTCGATGGATGAGCGAGTGCCGCCCGATGTGCTGGCCGTCACGGGTGCTTCAATCGCCACGCTGTTGGCCAAGATTCCCTTCAATGGTCCAATGGCGGCGGTGCGTGTCGGGCTAATTGGCGACGACTTTATTATCAACCCCACCTACAAAGAGATTGAGGAAGGCGATCTCGATCTGGTGGTCGCAGGTTCGCCTGAAGGCGTGATCATGGTGGAAGCGGGCGCAAACCAGCTTCCGGAGCAGGACATGATCGAGGCGATCGACTTTGGTTATGAAGCGGTGCGCGACCTGATTCAGGCGCAGCTTGACCTGATCAAGGAACTGGGCATCGAACTGGTGAAAGAAGCGGAGCCAGAAGTCGATTCTACGCTAGAAGACTTTATCGGCGATCGCACCACACAGGCTATCAAAGAAATCCTGACGCACTTTGAATACACGAAGGGCGAGCGTGACGAAAAGCTAGAGGAAGTGAAAGCCGCCGTTGCCGCTGAAATCGCCGAAATGCCTGAAGATAGCCCCATCCGCATGGCGGCCGAAGCCAACCCCAAAGCCCTGCCCACCGTGTTTAAGAGCGTCACCAAAAAGCTGATGCGGAAGCAAATTATCGAAGACGGGGTGCGCGTGGACGGGCGCAAGCTGGATGAAGTCCGCAAGATTAGCTGCCGCACAGGGGTTTTGCCCAGCCGGGTTCACGGTAGCGCCCTGTTTCAACGGGAGCTAACCCAGGTGTTGTCGGTGGTGACGCTGGGCACCCCAGGCGACGCGCAGGAAATGGACGACCTGCATCCCGACGAAGAAAAGCGCTACATGCACCACTACAACATGCCGCCCTACTCGGTCGGGGAAACAAAACCGATGCGATCGCCCGGCCGCCGCGAAATCGGCCACGGGGCCCTGGCAGAGCGGGCGCTGGTGCCAGTTTTGCCCGAAAAATCGGACTTCCCCTATGTTATCCGCGTCGTATCCGAGGTGCTGTCTTCCAACGGCTCCACCTCGATGGGGTCGGTCTGTGGCTCCACCTTGGCGCTGATGGATGCGGGCGTGCCCATTTCCAAGCCCGTCAGCGGAGCCGCTATGGGGCTGATCAAAGAAGGAGATGAAGTCCGCATCCTGACCGACATTCAGGGCATCGAAGACTTCCTCGGCGACATGGACTTCAAGGTGGCGGGCACCGACACGGGCATCACGGCGCTGCAAATGGACATGAAGATTACGGGGCTGCCTGTCTCGGTCGTGGCGGATGCGATCAACCAGGCCCGCGCCGCCCGACTGCACATCCTTGAAAAAATGCTAGCCGCCATAGACAAGCCCCGTGCTGAACTGTCGCCCTATGCACCGCGCCTGCTGACGATCAAAATTGACCCCGAATTTATCGGCATGGTTATCGGCCCCGGCGGCAAGACCATCAAGGGCATAACCGAGCAGACCGGAGCCAAAGTCGATATCGAAGACGATGGCACCGTCACTATTTCTGCAATCGACGGCGAAAAGGCAAAGGCTGCCCGCGCCATCATCGAGGGCATGACCCGCAAGCTCAGCGCAGGCGATGTCTATGTGGGCAAAGTGACGCGCATCATTCCCATCGGCGCATTTGTGGAATTCCTCCCCGGCAAAGAGGGCATGATCCACATTTCGCAACTGGCGGATTATCGCGTGGGCAAGGTCGAGGATGAAGTTGCCGTTGGCGATGAGGTGATCGTGAAAGTGCGCGAGATCGACCAGCGCGGACGGATCAACCTGACTCGTCTCGGCATTCATCCCGACGAGGCAACCGCGGCGCGGGAAGCAGCCGCGCAGTAG